In Phlebotomus papatasi isolate M1 chromosome 1, Ppap_2.1, whole genome shotgun sequence, the following proteins share a genomic window:
- the LOC129799016 gene encoding kelch-like ECH-associated protein 1B isoform X2: protein MDVADELGVSGNSTCSSSSSEDVALIKEDSGDMTFGISKYSKEVLKMMFMMRSHHMLTDVMLEVGKEIFHAHKVVLSAASPYFKAMFTGGLKETEMSRVKLQGICPTAMGQMMYFMYTGHIRVTEVTVCQLLPAATMFQVSHVIDACCAFLESQLDPTNAIGISNFAEQHNCDSLKQKAIQFIERHFTQICQEEEFLQLSAIQLIQLIRKDELNVQGEREVYNAVLKWVKYDEDNRYPKMEHILYAVRCQFLTPSFLKEQMRNCDVLRKVPACREYLARIFKDLTLHKKPVVQERRPNTTRMIFVAGGYFKGSLDVVEAFNVDDKTWTTLPQLRVPRSGLGAAFLKGTFYAVGGRNNTPGSSYDSDWVDRYNPVTEQWRPCAPMTVPRHRVGVVVMDELLYAVGGSAGSEYHNTVEFFDPEEDRWCLVQPMHSKRLGVGVAVVNRLLYAIGGFDGVNRLATVECYHPENNAWTSLPSMAIGRSGAGVAALNQYIYVVGGFDGQAQLSSVERYDTELQIWEMVAEIRIARSALSLTVLDGKLYAMGGFDGQQFLAIVEVYDPVRNSWEEGTPLTSGRSGHASAVIYQPCGMNALGEGVESCSSRENDSETRDETPQAPPTNGPSSGCGGRDRGFCGGGGGGGSSRGGENCSEEEPPSPTGRRNSRVIYTTRDCNLIRSMWANIHQVSGERIKSLAGPSSNRIEPEVRQPEEGSSSCQRESTTKVQERAENEEDGPSEKLPEDSKNPFVFSASSSKAQETKVTNNVVLGASAGKLLDNPKKCRRKCATSLQQNFYLNYRLRVMRAYYDMVKRNINSIVRLSSRNVNSLRLKSGRCRVLAERRRIQETHNKDTR from the exons ATGGATGTTGCCGATGAGTTAGGAGTAAGCGGTAACTCGACGTGTTCATCGTCTTCGTCAGAGGATGTGGCTCTGATAAAAGAAGACTCTGGCGATATGACATTTGGCATATCAAAGTATTCCAAAGAAGTGCTAAAGATGATGTTCATGATGAGATCTCATCATATGCTCACGGATGTGATGCTGGAGGTGGGCAAGGAGATCTTTCATGCACATAAAGTTGTATTATCAGCTGCTAGTCCATATTTTAAGGCCATGTTCACGGGTGGTTTGAAGGAGACTGAGATGTCACGTGTTAAATTGCAAGGA ATTTGTCCCACAGCGATGGGTCAAATGATGTACTTTATGTACACTGGCCATATTCGTGTCACGGAAGTGACTGTGTGCCAATTACTGCCAGCGGCCACAATGTTCCAAGTATCCCATGTCATCGATGCCTGTTGTGCCTTCCTCGAAAGTCAGTTGGATCCCACAAATGCCATTGGAATTTCTAACTTTGCTGAACAACACAATTGCGATAGCCTCAAGCAGAAAGCCATACAATTTATTGAGAGGCATTTTACTCAG ATTTGCCAAGAGGAAGAATTCCTTCAATTGTCAGCCATTCAGTTAATTCAGTTGATCCGAAAGGATGAACTGAATGTTCAGGGTGAACGAGAGGTTTACAATGCCGTTCTCAAATGGGTCAAATACGATGAGGACAATCGATATCCAAAGATGGAGCATATTCTCTATGCTGTTCGGTGTCAATTCCTCACTCCCAGCTTCCTCAAAGAACAAATGAGGAATTGCGATGTGCTGCGCAAAGTGCCAGCGTGCAGGGAATATCTGGCGCGAATCTTCAAGGATCTGACGCTACACAAGAAGCCCGTGGTGCAAGAACGACGACCAAATACTACGAGAATGATCTTTGTGGCTGGAGGCTACTTCAAGGGATCCCTGGATGTTGTGGAGGCGTTCAATGTTGATGACAAGACATGGACGACTCTTCCGCAGCTCCGTGTGCCACGTTCTGGCCTCGGGGCGGCTTTCCTCAAGGGGACATTCTATGCTGTTGGAGGACGCAACAACACTCCTGGTTCGTCCTATGACTCCGACTGGGTGGATCG GTACAATCCTGTGACGGAGCAATGGAGACCATGTGCTCCCATGACTGTTCCTCGACATCGAGTAGGAGTTGTCGTGATGGATGAACTCCTCTATGCAGTGGGTGGATCAGCTGGTTCGGAGTATCACAACACAGTTGAATT CTTCGATCCAGAAGAGGATCGTTGGTGCTTGGTACAGCCAATGCATTCCAAACGCCTGGGCGTCGGAGTGGCTGTAGTCAATCGGCTACTTTATGCAATTGGTGGATTTGATGGGGTCAATCGTCTGGCGACTGTTGAATGCTATCATCCGGAGAATAATGCTTGGACGAGTTTACCTTCCATGGCGATCGGACGCAGTGGAGCAG GCGTAGCTGCCCTAAATCAGTACATTTACGTCGTTGGCGGATTCGATGGTCAGGCTCAATTGTCTTCCGTGGAGCGTTATGATACTGAATTGCAGATCTGGGAGATGGTGGCTGAGATAAGGATTGCCAGGAGTGCTCTCTCGCTGACGGTGCTTGATGGGAAATTGTATGCCATGGGAGGCTTCGATGGTCAGCAATTCTTGGCCATTGTGGAGGTTTATGATCCCGTGAGGAATTCCTGGGAGGAGGGAACTCCATTGACTTCAGGACGTTCAGGACATGCATCAGCTGTGATTTATCAGCCATGTGGAATGAATGCCCTTGGGGAGGGAGTTGAGAGTTGTTCCAGTCGGGAGAATGACAGTGAAACACGTGATGAGACCCCACAGGCTCCACCGACAAATGGACCAAGTTCGGGATGTGGAGGAAGAGACAGGGGATTCTGTGGTGGTGGTGGAGGTGGTGGAAGCAGTCGTGGTGGAGAGAATTGTTCGGAAGAAGAACCTCCTTCTCCTACGGGCAGGAGAAATTCTCGAGTAATTTACACCACACGCGATTGCAATCTCATTAGAAGCATGTGGGCGAATATCCATCAAGTATCCGGAGAGAGAATTAAAAGCCTCGCTGGTCCATCCAGCAATCGGATTGAGCCGGAAGTAAGACAACCGGAGGAGGGAAGTAGCAGTTGCCAGAGAGAATCTACGACAAAAGTGCAGGAAAGGGCAGAAAATGAAGAGGATGGGCCTTCAGAGAAGCTTCCGGAAGACTCAAAGAATCCCTTTGTCTTCAGTGCGAGTTCGTCAAAGGCCCAAGAGACCAAAGTGACTAACAATGTAGTTCTAGGAGCTTCAGCGGGAAAGCTACTGGACAATCCCAAGAAATGCCGGAGAAAATGTGCAACTTCCCTGCAGCAGAATTTCTACCTGAATTACAGATTGAGGGTCATGAGAGCGTACTATGACATGGTTAAGAGGAATATCAACAGTATTGTGAGACTGTCCAGTCGCAATGTCAATAGTTTGCGACTCAAAAGTGGACGATGTCGTGTCCTGGCGGAAAGGCGACGTATCCAAGAGACTCACAATAAAGATACAAGGTAG
- the LOC129799016 gene encoding kelch-like ECH-associated protein 1B isoform X1, producing MHRSNGIACNGKCYKEIPMDVADELGVSGNSTCSSSSSEDVALIKEDSGDMTFGISKYSKEVLKMMFMMRSHHMLTDVMLEVGKEIFHAHKVVLSAASPYFKAMFTGGLKETEMSRVKLQGICPTAMGQMMYFMYTGHIRVTEVTVCQLLPAATMFQVSHVIDACCAFLESQLDPTNAIGISNFAEQHNCDSLKQKAIQFIERHFTQICQEEEFLQLSAIQLIQLIRKDELNVQGEREVYNAVLKWVKYDEDNRYPKMEHILYAVRCQFLTPSFLKEQMRNCDVLRKVPACREYLARIFKDLTLHKKPVVQERRPNTTRMIFVAGGYFKGSLDVVEAFNVDDKTWTTLPQLRVPRSGLGAAFLKGTFYAVGGRNNTPGSSYDSDWVDRYNPVTEQWRPCAPMTVPRHRVGVVVMDELLYAVGGSAGSEYHNTVEFFDPEEDRWCLVQPMHSKRLGVGVAVVNRLLYAIGGFDGVNRLATVECYHPENNAWTSLPSMAIGRSGAGVAALNQYIYVVGGFDGQAQLSSVERYDTELQIWEMVAEIRIARSALSLTVLDGKLYAMGGFDGQQFLAIVEVYDPVRNSWEEGTPLTSGRSGHASAVIYQPCGMNALGEGVESCSSRENDSETRDETPQAPPTNGPSSGCGGRDRGFCGGGGGGGSSRGGENCSEEEPPSPTGRRNSRVIYTTRDCNLIRSMWANIHQVSGERIKSLAGPSSNRIEPEVRQPEEGSSSCQRESTTKVQERAENEEDGPSEKLPEDSKNPFVFSASSSKAQETKVTNNVVLGASAGKLLDNPKKCRRKCATSLQQNFYLNYRLRVMRAYYDMVKRNINSIVRLSSRNVNSLRLKSGRCRVLAERRRIQETHNKDTR from the exons TGCTACAAAGAGATACCAATGGATGTTGCCGATGAGTTAGGAGTAAGCGGTAACTCGACGTGTTCATCGTCTTCGTCAGAGGATGTGGCTCTGATAAAAGAAGACTCTGGCGATATGACATTTGGCATATCAAAGTATTCCAAAGAAGTGCTAAAGATGATGTTCATGATGAGATCTCATCATATGCTCACGGATGTGATGCTGGAGGTGGGCAAGGAGATCTTTCATGCACATAAAGTTGTATTATCAGCTGCTAGTCCATATTTTAAGGCCATGTTCACGGGTGGTTTGAAGGAGACTGAGATGTCACGTGTTAAATTGCAAGGA ATTTGTCCCACAGCGATGGGTCAAATGATGTACTTTATGTACACTGGCCATATTCGTGTCACGGAAGTGACTGTGTGCCAATTACTGCCAGCGGCCACAATGTTCCAAGTATCCCATGTCATCGATGCCTGTTGTGCCTTCCTCGAAAGTCAGTTGGATCCCACAAATGCCATTGGAATTTCTAACTTTGCTGAACAACACAATTGCGATAGCCTCAAGCAGAAAGCCATACAATTTATTGAGAGGCATTTTACTCAG ATTTGCCAAGAGGAAGAATTCCTTCAATTGTCAGCCATTCAGTTAATTCAGTTGATCCGAAAGGATGAACTGAATGTTCAGGGTGAACGAGAGGTTTACAATGCCGTTCTCAAATGGGTCAAATACGATGAGGACAATCGATATCCAAAGATGGAGCATATTCTCTATGCTGTTCGGTGTCAATTCCTCACTCCCAGCTTCCTCAAAGAACAAATGAGGAATTGCGATGTGCTGCGCAAAGTGCCAGCGTGCAGGGAATATCTGGCGCGAATCTTCAAGGATCTGACGCTACACAAGAAGCCCGTGGTGCAAGAACGACGACCAAATACTACGAGAATGATCTTTGTGGCTGGAGGCTACTTCAAGGGATCCCTGGATGTTGTGGAGGCGTTCAATGTTGATGACAAGACATGGACGACTCTTCCGCAGCTCCGTGTGCCACGTTCTGGCCTCGGGGCGGCTTTCCTCAAGGGGACATTCTATGCTGTTGGAGGACGCAACAACACTCCTGGTTCGTCCTATGACTCCGACTGGGTGGATCG GTACAATCCTGTGACGGAGCAATGGAGACCATGTGCTCCCATGACTGTTCCTCGACATCGAGTAGGAGTTGTCGTGATGGATGAACTCCTCTATGCAGTGGGTGGATCAGCTGGTTCGGAGTATCACAACACAGTTGAATT CTTCGATCCAGAAGAGGATCGTTGGTGCTTGGTACAGCCAATGCATTCCAAACGCCTGGGCGTCGGAGTGGCTGTAGTCAATCGGCTACTTTATGCAATTGGTGGATTTGATGGGGTCAATCGTCTGGCGACTGTTGAATGCTATCATCCGGAGAATAATGCTTGGACGAGTTTACCTTCCATGGCGATCGGACGCAGTGGAGCAG GCGTAGCTGCCCTAAATCAGTACATTTACGTCGTTGGCGGATTCGATGGTCAGGCTCAATTGTCTTCCGTGGAGCGTTATGATACTGAATTGCAGATCTGGGAGATGGTGGCTGAGATAAGGATTGCCAGGAGTGCTCTCTCGCTGACGGTGCTTGATGGGAAATTGTATGCCATGGGAGGCTTCGATGGTCAGCAATTCTTGGCCATTGTGGAGGTTTATGATCCCGTGAGGAATTCCTGGGAGGAGGGAACTCCATTGACTTCAGGACGTTCAGGACATGCATCAGCTGTGATTTATCAGCCATGTGGAATGAATGCCCTTGGGGAGGGAGTTGAGAGTTGTTCCAGTCGGGAGAATGACAGTGAAACACGTGATGAGACCCCACAGGCTCCACCGACAAATGGACCAAGTTCGGGATGTGGAGGAAGAGACAGGGGATTCTGTGGTGGTGGTGGAGGTGGTGGAAGCAGTCGTGGTGGAGAGAATTGTTCGGAAGAAGAACCTCCTTCTCCTACGGGCAGGAGAAATTCTCGAGTAATTTACACCACACGCGATTGCAATCTCATTAGAAGCATGTGGGCGAATATCCATCAAGTATCCGGAGAGAGAATTAAAAGCCTCGCTGGTCCATCCAGCAATCGGATTGAGCCGGAAGTAAGACAACCGGAGGAGGGAAGTAGCAGTTGCCAGAGAGAATCTACGACAAAAGTGCAGGAAAGGGCAGAAAATGAAGAGGATGGGCCTTCAGAGAAGCTTCCGGAAGACTCAAAGAATCCCTTTGTCTTCAGTGCGAGTTCGTCAAAGGCCCAAGAGACCAAAGTGACTAACAATGTAGTTCTAGGAGCTTCAGCGGGAAAGCTACTGGACAATCCCAAGAAATGCCGGAGAAAATGTGCAACTTCCCTGCAGCAGAATTTCTACCTGAATTACAGATTGAGGGTCATGAGAGCGTACTATGACATGGTTAAGAGGAATATCAACAGTATTGTGAGACTGTCCAGTCGCAATGTCAATAGTTTGCGACTCAAAAGTGGACGATGTCGTGTCCTGGCGGAAAGGCGACGTATCCAAGAGACTCACAATAAAGATACAAGGTAG